From Brassica oleracea var. oleracea cultivar TO1000 chromosome C3, BOL, whole genome shotgun sequence, a single genomic window includes:
- the LOC106336406 gene encoding protein trichome birefringence-like: protein MASEAVKYMPIHGATTTTAAAAEIRSFFSAVKPKKTSTFAYAFVITFVSFTLFFAFSPSPNSSSPWFSNIFSSSSFSTAAASSSSKTTSVSSIFSYIIPNVTSTNPTNRSSDAASNTTVPVSVNSTSPSPSLSSVVKNSTLQAPPPENRTPVAKNATSESPIVNRTKPVAKTNTSQPLLPTKSSNQTRTADEALSPAKSPPVSVADRTVNSTSSTPSKPGKQTGSVSLLEQEIKKWSESLKDCEFFDGEWIMDDSYPLYKPGSCNIIDEQFNCISNGRPDKDFQKLKWKPKKCSLPRLNGGIMLEMLRGRRLVFVGDSLNRNMWESLVCMLKGSVKDESKVYEASGRHHFRGEAEYSFVFQDYNCTVEFFVSPFLVQENEIVDKKGTKKETLRLDLVGKSSEQYKGADIIVFNTGHWWTHEKTSKGEDYYQEGSNVYHELAVHEAFRKALTTWGRWVEKNVNPNKSLVFFRGYSASHFSGGQWNSGGACDSETEPIKNETYLTPYPDKMKVLERVLKGMRTPVTYLNITRLTDYRKDGHPSVYRKQSLSDKEKKTPLLYQDCSHWCLPGVPDSWNEILYAELLVKLNQLGQTRRNP from the exons ATGGCGTCGGAGGCCGTCAAATATATGCCGATTCACGGCGCAACAACAACAACCGCCGCCGCAGCAGAAATAAGAAGCTTCTTCTCCGCCGTGAAACCGAAAAAAACATCAACTTTCGCTTACGCGTTTGTAATCACCTTCGTCTCTTTCACTCTCTTCTTCGCCTTTAGTCCTTCTCCTAACTCGTCCTCTCCTTGGTTCTCCAACATCTTCTCTTCTTCCTCCTTCTCCACCGCCGCCGCTTCTTCTTCGTCAAAAACCACTTCCGTCTCTTCGATCTTCTCCTACATAATCCCCAATGTCACTTCAACGAACCCCACCAATAGATCTAGCGACGCCGCGTCTAACACCACCGTCCCCGTCTCCGTTAACTCCACTTCTCCTTCCCCAAGTTTGAGTTCCGTCGTCAAAAACAGTACTTTGCAAGCACCGCCGCCGGAGAATCGAACTCCGGTTGCTAAAAACGCGACCTCTGAATCTCCGATCGTAAACCGGACCAAACCGGTTGCAAAAACCAATACTTCGCAACCTCTGCTTCCGACAAAATCGAGTAATCAGACACGGACAGCCGACGAAGCTCTGTCTCCGGCGAAATCACCGCCCGTGTCGGTGGCGGATCGGACGGTTAATTCCACCTCATCAACTCCTTCTAAACCGGGAAAGCAAACCGGTTCTGTTTCTTTATTGGAACAAGAGATCAAGAAATGGAGTGAGTCTCTGAAAGACTGCGAGTTCTTCGACGGTGAATGGATCATGGACGATTCGTACCCGCTTTACAAACCCGGTTCGTGTAATATTATCGACGAGCAGTTCAACTGTATTTCAAACGGAAGACCCGACAAAGACTTCCAGAAACTGAAGTGGAAACCTAAGAAATGTAGTTTACCGAG GTTAAATGGAGGTATTATGCTGGAGATGCTTAGAGGAAGAAGGCTAGTGTTCGTGGGGGATTCTCTGAATAGGAACATGTGGGAGTCTCTGGTTTGTATGCTTAAAGGATCGGTTAAAGATGAGAGTAAAGTCTATGAAGCTAGTGGTAGACATCATTTTCGTGGGGAGGCTGAGTACTCTTTTGTCTTCCAG GATTATAATTGCACGGTGGAGTTCTTTGTTTCACCGTTCTTGGTTCAAGAAAATGAGATTGTTGACAAGAAGGGAACAAAGAAGGAGACGCTAAGGCTTGATTTGGTTGGGAAGTCTTCAGAGCAGTACAAAGGAGCTGATATTATTGTCTTTAATACCGGACATTGGTGGACTCACGAGAAAACATCCAAAGG GGAGGATTATTATCAAGAAGGGAGCAATGTGTATCACGAGCTCGCTGTACATGAAGCTTTCCGTAAAGCGTTGACCACATGGGGTCGATGGGTAGAGAAGAATGTGAATCCTAACAAGTCTCTTGTTTTCTTCCGGGGCTACTCCGCTTCGCATTTCAGCGGTGGACAATGGAACTCGGGAGGAGCTTGCGATAGCGAGACGGAACCGATCAAGAACGAGACGTACCTGACACCGTACCCGGATAAAATGAAGGTGCTGGAGAGAGTGTTGAAGGGTATGAGAACGCCCGTCACGTATCTTAACATCACTAGATTAACTGACTACAGAAAGGATGGTCACCCGTCCGTGTACCGGAAGCAAAGCTTATCGGATAAAGAGAAGAAAACGCCGTTGCTGTACCAAGATTGTAGCCACTGGTGCCTCCCTGGAGTTCCGGACTCTTGGAACGAGATCCTATATGCTGAGCTGCTTGTCAAACTCAATCAGCTTGGCCAAACACGACGGAATCCTTAA
- the LOC106335779 gene encoding nucleolin 2-like isoform X1, giving the protein MERSEPSSRMIAFLNASMERFESSSRVSAPYTGKRTLYGDKYVDVMKSHYDYYKSRIRIGVEGYSTSLKPIDLYRALESLFKTCGEVHNIQIRRDPVTNALQRSCIVILRGEGAGDKALQLNGSDVGGSKIVVTSLPPELSELSTGLSTDVLAARRVAHNRRKRSEGISVTGYDTSLTKDDLKNALTNHFSTCGEITDVFVLNSRALVYFYGLGSNNRAVQLSGTDLGGCTLVVKALPYPKPKGSAWTRLRYRFRSATLSTITGWAHQM; this is encoded by the exons ATGGAGAGATCCGAACCTTCTTCTCGTATGATCGCTTTTCTCAACGCCTCGATGGAGAGATTCGAATCTTCTTCTAGGGTTTCTGCTCCGTACACG GGGAAGAGGACTTTGTACGGTGATAAGTATGTCGACGTTATGAAGTCGCACTATGATTACTACAAAAGCAG GATAAGGATCGGTGTTGAAGGGTACAGTACTTCCCTTAAACCTATTGATCTCTACCGGGCTTTGGAGAGTCTTTTCAAGACATGTGGAGAAGTCCACAACATCCAGATTCGCAGAGATCCAGTGACAAATGCACTCCAGAGGTCGTGCATTGTTATCCTTCGTGGAGAAGGCGCAGGAGACAAAGCCTTGCAACTCAATGGAAGTGACGTTGGAGGAAGTAAGATTGTCGTTACGAGTTTGCCTCCAGAACTCAGTGAACTCAGCACTGGGTTGAGTACTGATGTACTCGCTGCTAGGAGGGTGGCACATAATCGAAGAAAGCG TAGCGAAGGCATATCCGTTACTGGATATGACACTTCACTTACTAAAGATGATTTGAAGAATGCTTTGACTAACCATTTCTCCACATGTGGCGAGATTACCGACGTTTTCGTTCTTAACAG CCGTGCCCTGGTCTACTTCTACGGACTAGGCTCCAACAACCGAGCGGTTCAGCTGTCTGGAACCGACCTAGGAGGCTGCACACTGGTGGTCAAAGCCTTGCCCTATCCAAAACCCAAAGGTAGTGCCTGGACCCGTTTGCGTTACCGTTTCAGGTCAGCCACTCTCTCAACGATCACTGGGTGGGCACATCAGATGTGA